The DNA segment aaattaaaggaTTTCATTATTTAAAATCTTAACAAAATAGATTAATACTATTTACTCCCCTATTTGCGAATTGCAAATCACAAtatactttttttattttttttatgatacaatgtataaaaattatttgtcttGTTAATTGTATTTTGCATGTGTCTTATAGGTAAATATATATAAGATTTCCACCATCACAAGGCAAAATATATATGAACATGTAAAACAAAACTTgtcaactatatatatataactaaagTGACATGCTCACCATTCACCACAGCCCCCAAAAAATGGATATAAATCGAATCCACTTAGTTATCAATCTGAATTCAGGCACCGGAAAGATGCCTGTTCTTGGATTTGGAACGGCATCGGATCCTCCCGTGGATTCGGAAACCACGAAGAGAGCTGTTTTAGAAGCCATCCAAGTTGGTTACAAGCATTTTGACACAGCTTCACTGTATAATTCAGAGAAACCACTCGGAGAAGCCGTAGTTGAAGCGGTGAACAGCGGTCTGATCAAGTCGCGGGAAGAGTTATTCATCACTTCGAAGCTTTGGTGTAGTGATGCTCATGGCAAATATGTTCTTCCAGCACTAATGGAAACCCTCaagtagtatatatatataattagtcTTTTAGTTTTTGTATGGAATTATAATGTTATTAAATGTTTTTCCTACGTGTTGCTAAATTTGCAGAAATCTAGATATGGGTTATGTTGATTTGTATCTGATACATTGGCCCGTGAGTGCTAAGCCTGGAAAAAGTGAGTATCCCATTAAAGAAGACGACTTTCTTCCCATGGGTTTTGGCGCAGTTTGGGCAGCCATGGAAGAGTGCCAAAGAATTGGCCTCACAAAATCTATTGGAGTCAGCAATTTCTCTCGCAAGCACCTTGGGGAAATCTTGGATATCGCGGAGATTCGGCCTGCTGTAAACCAAGTGAGTGAGATGATGATAAAATCAAGATTGGACGATGTCGTTGAAATAGATATTATAATGATATTCGTTGAATTTGACAGGTTGAGTT comes from the Henckelia pumila isolate YLH828 chromosome 1, ASM3356847v2, whole genome shotgun sequence genome and includes:
- the LOC140875845 gene encoding non-functional NADPH-dependent codeinone reductase 2-like gives rise to the protein MDINRIHLVINLNSGTGKMPVLGFGTASDPPVDSETTKRAVLEAIQVGYKHFDTASLYNSEKPLGEAVVEAVNSGLIKSREELFITSKLWCSDAHGKYVLPALMETLKNLDMGYVDLYLIHWPVSAKPGKSEYPIKEDDFLPMGFGAVWAAMEECQRIGLTKSIGVSNFSRKHLGEILDIAEIRPAVNQVELNPCWQQRKLREFCRVRKIVVVAYSILGSIGTFYGTERVMESQVLKKIAETKGKTVAQVCLRWAYEQGVGVLVKSFNKERMKQNADIFGWSLSVEEIDEISKIPQRTACLGLDYTSVYGPLQDD